A region of Burkholderiales bacterium JOSHI_001 DNA encodes the following proteins:
- a CDS encoding UDP-N-acetylenolpyruvoylglucosamine reductase (PFAM: FAD binding domain; UDP-N-acetylenolpyruvoylglucosamine reductase, C-terminal domain~TIGRFAM: UDP-N-acetylenolpyruvoylglucosamine reductase): protein MHPLTAPSAPALHLERGASLRAFNTFGLPATAHTLVHVRDEADVRRVVDHPELGRLPKLVLGGGSNLILSRDPGAVVLRVEIPGRRLLREDPDAWIVEAGAGENWHELVAWTLAQGWPGLENLALIPGTVGAAPVQNIGAYGVEVADRFDSLDAVDLVTGRKVVLDQGACRFGYRDSVFKQAGFGGLAGKSVITRVRFRLPKPWVPVLGYLDLERKIADTGNTAPDAHTIFDWVCSIRRAKLPDPAQIGNAGSFFKNPVVSEEQCRDIIGRDPHVVHYPLPDGRFKLAAGWLIDACGWKGKTVGRAGVYDKQALVLVNHGGASGAEVLTLARAIQESVYGRFGIRLEPEPVVV from the coding sequence ATGCACCCCCTCACAGCACCATCGGCGCCCGCCCTGCACCTGGAACGCGGCGCCAGCTTGCGTGCTTTCAACACGTTCGGCCTGCCGGCCACCGCCCACACCCTGGTGCATGTGCGCGACGAAGCCGACGTGCGGCGCGTGGTGGACCACCCCGAACTGGGCCGCCTGCCCAAGCTGGTGCTGGGCGGGGGCAGCAACCTCATCCTGTCGCGCGACCCGGGTGCGGTGGTGCTGCGGGTGGAAATCCCGGGCCGGCGCCTGCTGCGCGAAGATCCCGACGCCTGGATCGTGGAAGCCGGCGCGGGCGAGAACTGGCACGAACTGGTGGCCTGGACCCTGGCCCAGGGTTGGCCGGGGCTGGAAAACCTGGCGCTGATTCCCGGCACCGTGGGCGCCGCCCCGGTGCAGAACATCGGTGCGTATGGGGTGGAGGTGGCCGACCGCTTCGATTCCCTGGACGCGGTGGACCTGGTGACCGGCCGCAAGGTGGTGCTGGACCAGGGCGCCTGCCGCTTCGGCTACCGCGACAGCGTCTTCAAGCAGGCGGGCTTCGGCGGCCTGGCCGGCAAGAGCGTGATCACCCGGGTGCGATTTCGCCTGCCCAAACCCTGGGTGCCGGTGCTGGGCTACCTGGACCTGGAACGCAAGATCGCGGACACCGGCAACACCGCGCCCGATGCGCACACCATCTTCGACTGGGTGTGCAGCATCCGCCGCGCCAAGCTGCCCGACCCGGCGCAGATCGGCAACGCCGGCAGCTTTTTCAAGAACCCGGTGGTCAGCGAAGAACAGTGCCGCGACATCATCGGCCGCGACCCGCACGTGGTGCACTACCCTCTGCCCGACGGTCGCTTCAAGCTGGCCGCGGGCTGGCTGATCGACGCCTGCGGCTGGAAGGGCAAGACCGTGGGCCGTGCCGGCGTGTACGACAAGCAGGCCCTGGTGCTGGTGAACCATGGCGGCGCCAGCGGTGCCGAGGTGCTGACCCTGGCGCGGGCCATCCAGGAAAGTGTCTACGGGCGTTTCGGCATCCGGCTGGAGCCCGAGCCGGTGGTGGTGTGA
- a CDS encoding hypothetical protein (PFAM: Protein of unknown function (DUF520)), translated as MPSFDVVLEPNLVELRNAVEQCNKEIGTRFDFKGSDARVEVAGTDKKRDLTLFADNDFQLKQLTDILLAKLTKRGVDVRFLDREAKPEKMSHDKLKQPVGVKAGVDSDTAKKIQRVLKDSKLKVQAAIQGDTVRVTGGKRDDLQAAIALLRKDVADVPISFNNFRD; from the coding sequence ATGCCCAGCTTCGACGTCGTCCTGGAACCCAACCTGGTGGAGTTGCGCAACGCCGTGGAGCAGTGCAACAAGGAAATCGGCACCCGCTTTGATTTCAAGGGCTCGGACGCGCGGGTGGAAGTGGCCGGCACCGACAAGAAGCGCGACCTCACCCTCTTTGCCGACAACGACTTCCAGTTGAAGCAACTGACCGACATCCTGCTGGCCAAGCTGACCAAGCGCGGCGTGGACGTGCGCTTCCTGGACCGCGAGGCCAAGCCGGAAAAGATGAGCCACGACAAGCTGAAGCAGCCGGTGGGCGTGAAGGCGGGCGTGGACAGCGACACGGCCAAGAAGATCCAGCGCGTGTTGAAGGACAGCAAGCTGAAGGTGCAAGCCGCCATCCAGGGCGACACCGTGCGCGTGACCGGCGGCAAGCGTGACGACCTGCAGGCGGCGATTGCACTGCTGCGAAAAGACGTCGCCGATGTGCCCATCTCCTTCAACAACTTCAGGGACTGA
- a CDS encoding clan AA aspartic protease, TIGR02281 family (TIGRFAM: clan AA aspartic protease, TIGR02281 family), which produces MRHPLVAAALLAALAGTAAAQSVSLQGTLGDSKAVLMINGAAHTVAVGATVKGVTLQSLQGGQANVVVGGKAMALSLGGSQVSVGAAGNAGGNSIVIPASTGGHFFTQGAINGKTVRFMVDTGATMIAMGRTEADRLGVDWKSGRRGNTATAGGNVPAYLVNLTRVRVGEVEVYNVDAVVVGADMPDILLGNSFLSRFSMHRDSDTMRLERR; this is translated from the coding sequence ATGCGCCACCCCCTTGTTGCCGCCGCGTTGCTGGCCGCTTTGGCCGGCACCGCCGCGGCCCAGTCCGTCAGCCTGCAGGGCACGCTGGGCGACAGCAAGGCGGTGCTGATGATCAATGGCGCGGCCCACACCGTGGCGGTGGGCGCCACGGTCAAGGGCGTCACGCTGCAAAGCCTGCAGGGCGGCCAGGCGAACGTGGTGGTGGGCGGCAAGGCCATGGCGCTGTCGCTGGGCGGCTCGCAGGTCAGCGTGGGCGCGGCCGGCAACGCGGGCGGCAACAGCATCGTCATCCCGGCGTCCACCGGCGGGCACTTCTTCACCCAGGGCGCCATCAACGGCAAGACGGTGCGCTTCATGGTTGACACCGGCGCCACCATGATCGCCATGGGCCGCACCGAAGCCGACCGCCTGGGCGTGGACTGGAAGTCCGGCCGCCGCGGCAACACCGCCACCGCGGGCGGCAACGTGCCCGCCTACCTGGTGAACCTCACCCGCGTGCGGGTGGGCGAGGTGGAGGTCTACAACGTGGACGCCGTGGTGGTGGGCGCCGACATGCCCGACATCCTGCTGGGCAACAGCTTCCTGTCGCGCTTTTCCATGCACCGCGACAGCGACACCATGCGGCTGGAACGCCGCTGA